The region TTGCAAAGTTCCTTTATGTTTTATTGATTGAACTGTCCTTGATACAACTGCAAAGGCATCTATGTTAATTGAGCAACACTGCACCCCAACTTGAACTGGACCATCTTGTTTTGGATTCGAACAAACAAGAGAAGGTTCCAAACTTTCCAATCTGAATTTGCTTACgggatattttgaaatataattttgaattgtaGAAAAAGATTTCCTTGAAAGTTAAATTTCCTTCAAAGCCTGTAAATTCagatattcaaaatttccacTTCACTAATGTTGATTGTTTCATCATCTTGGCTTGCTATCAGCCTTAATTACAGCATAATATTATAAAGCTTAATTATTAAAACGGCAGATTACAATGATTTTaaacttgaaattatttatatggACAATGCTTGTGGAaggagaattttttctttccccatTATGTTTTaccttaaaattaaaaaatcttgaCAAAGCTTTTTTGTGTTTAAATGAAAACAGAGGTgtcaatttatcgtaaaatcatcttgttttaattttaaatcgaGCGCTTCgccatttttataatttagtGTCGAATCATTGCATTATATTAAGTCATTCCTGAGACACAATCGTGAGACGTGATATTTTTAAGttgtgacaattttttaaccTTTCCCCAATTTAAGGGTATTctaaacgaaaataaataataaacttaataataaaatatgactGGATAATcactaaattttatttacaggCAGGCTGGAAGGAAAACTTGGCAACTTTTATGAACGAGTTGAAAAACTTACAATGTGTTGGCCTTACGACCTTGGGTGCAGCTCTGAAGCACGCCTTGGATGTCCTCAATATCAACCGTATGCAGACAGGTATCGATACATATGGTCAAGGCAGATGTCCATTTTATTTGGAGCCCTCAGTCATAGTTGTGATCACGGATGGTGGGAAATATACAGCTAATGGAGGAGTACAACAGGATGTGAGTGAataagtataaatataatataattgattcaGCGATAAGTTGATGTTTTATTCATACAATTGCGGcgattaatttataaataacatGAGGATTTGATGCACTAGTTTGTTGTGATGCttattttccaatttaatACGCTTACTCAGTAACGAAtacttattttgtttttgatttacAGTTTGTGCTACCCATGCATTCACCTATACCTGGTACAGAGCTAACGAAAGAACCATTCAGATGGGATCAGAGATTGTTTTCTTTGGTCTTGAGACTATCTGGTACCCCAGCTGTGGAACGAGATACTGGACTTGTAGCCAGTGATTCATCACCGATCGATGCTATGTGTGAAGTCACTggaggtaaattttttttttatgtatatgtactcAAATAAACGAAGTACAGGCATTTTTGTCTGAAGTAAGCTTCACGTACAAGAAACTGGTAACATATGCATCTTTTTTAGAGAGGTATGTAAAAATTACAGGGATAGTTTCGAACAAATCACAGTTCTTCACAAGAGCAAGTCAGAATTTGTAAGATGTGACCTCTCATAATCATATATAATCAAGTTGAAAACAATTGCTTCGAGGTGGTATGTACGAAGGAACGACTGTCAAAATGGgtgaattttagaaatttataaatctACAACCAACTGTTcaatttgatcaaattttttttttttttgttcaaaacaaTGAAGACCAAActtgcatgttttttttctattagaATCAATTTATAAGAAGCATCATTATTGACATAAACCGATCAAATTTAGAGATGGTATTCTTGTATTGTTTATTATCTTTGCcatgatacattttttttttttctttttcggtaAATTGGTAACTGTTTAagaatttaaatttgtttttacgaCCGAAATTTATGACTTTTCCTATATTGTAACAGAAAAacatgataaatatttttaaaaactgaaatagCGGCAGAAGATCAATTATTTCGATCATAGACATTGCACTAAGATCACAGACTAAACGGTTCAGTCGTTTTTAGAGATATCCTGTgcactgaaaaatatgtcTGCGCAAAATGGTTGATAACCATATTGTCCATAACAATGCTTCTTGTTAATTGATTCTAATAAAAAGGATATGCAAATAAATCTCtccataattttgaataacaaaaacCCCAATCGAATTGAATACGTTTGTCAAGGCATAAATTCCCAAAATTCACACACTTTTTCAgctatatattcatattatacccCTTTAATTGTAGACTGTACCCATCATTCAATATTTTAGAAGTTTCGTGCAATAAGTTTACAATGACACTGTTCTGAGCCAATGACTATAGAACATGACCCTACTTCTGTAATCAAGAGTACACAACGCTTGACAATGTCTTAAGAAATATTCTTGACAAGTATCAAATTCACAACAATCTAATGGAAGCCTTGCAATATTGTTTGTTGAGCCCGAAATAGCTTTATTGTAGGATCTGCCTATTGTATTCCAGGCAAGCTAAAGTTTGGCAACTGCTTTCAAAATTACAGTATGTAACTAACAAAAACGTCATATCATAAATTCTGATTTTTAACTGACTGATACTTTCAAATActgatagaaaaattttgtaataaatcCTCTGCATCAAGGCACTAATTCAAAACATATCAATGGTTGAAAATATCACTGCACAAGGTGTATAAGTTCGTACCGCTCTTAAAAACctaaacattatttttattgtgtttatatttcatcttttaaatacatttgaataaaatctgtaATTTGTGcgcattatattatatgttcAAGTTCTGAGGTATTCAGCTGACTGAAATTATATTGcagcaaaaaatttgaatatttatagttactcgaatagaaaattgaaCCTCCTCATTatagaatgaagaaaattattaactAATGACGAATTTTATGTTAATTTCTGATACTACTCCTATCTCAGGTCGTTCGTATTGCATAACGTCACATAGAATGATGATGCAGTGCATAGATTCACTGGTTCAGAAGGTCCAGTCTGGAGTTGTaataaactttgaaaaaattggtcCAGATCCACCGCCTCTGGCGAACGATGCACAGCATCCAGACGATGATGACAATGAGGATGAAATGAATCTATTGAATGGTACTAGACCTCAGTTCCCTCCGAATACAATGGCGCCTGGCAATACCGCCTGGCATTCGTGTCGAAGGTTAATTTATGTACCACGATCAGCACAGAAGGGCTTTGCGGTAGGCTTTTGGCCAATTCCCGAAAGTTTCTGGCCTGATCTCAGTGCCAGTTCTTTGCCGCCAAGGTCTGCACATCCAAATGTGAAGTTTACTTGCACTAGTCAAGAACCGATGGTTATTGAAAATCTGCCTTTCGACAAATATGAACTTGAACCAAGTCCTCTGACACAGTATATTCTTGCAAGAAAACAGCCGACAGTTTGTTGGCAAGTTTTTGTGGCCAACTCTTACAAGTCAAGCGAAGTTGGACACCCGTTTGGATACCTAAAAGCTAGCACAAACCTTACCTGCGTCAACTTGTTTGTCATGCCATATAATTATCCAGTGCTGCTTCCACTTTTGGAAGAACTTTTTAAAGTGCATCGATTAAAACCATCAAATGAATGGCGAACCCAGTTTCAAAATTACATGAGGACTATGCCCACGTACTACGCATCAGTAAgtagaaatataattatttttcaattcaaccgTTCAAGTATAGTTATGGTGTGCAGATTTCCGAGACAATTATTGAGATTAATATATTACCTTTATTTCAATACTGTACATGTGTCACTGCACCAATTATCAGGCAGCATTTCAcattcccaattttttttagtctACAATTAAATTGTTTTGTAGGGCATGACATGCTAAAAATATACCTAAACTTTTCGACATCCAAGTACGATGGTAATCCGAACAGACCTgttgaattttcacaattGTTTAGAAGCATTACTTTTACACTTAATTTTTACACTAATGATATATTTGAATTGTAGGtaaatggaattttataccctAAACAGGTGCCTGAAAATTGGTGAAATCATCCACATATTATTAGAATCTTTGGTGTAAATTGTCAATATACTCATACGCTACTGACTCTGTTTTATCTATAACGATATTAAAGCcagtaaatatatttatcttATTCAggcataaaataattttaagtCAGAATCAATTATAGCTATTACTTATCGTCGAATTTCTCTCTAATctactaaaaaaaaacttataattatattttttaatttgtagtCATTAAGAAGAGCGCTAACACGTATGGGTGCTCCTACTCCACTGGCTCAGACGTTGATTCCAGACAACATGGACAATTCCTTGTCATACAGTGTTTTAAACTATTTAAAACGGTTAAAAAATCAAGCTAAAATagagtttgaaaaactttgtaACGAAGTGATTTCAAAGCAAGTGGCTAATgctaatttaaataaaactttaGTGAATTGTAACTCAACAACTGTGACTGAAGGAGTTCGCGTTATGCCGCGAACACCATTGAAGAAAGATCtggtaagaaaaaatcgaCTGTTATAGGTTTAAGGATGAGTGCTAGTTTAAAGTTTTCGATTACATGCCTGACAATTATTGTGATTTACCACATTTCTGGTTGTCTTCAATATGAACATTCACGTTAAGTCTTATTGTAGCACCCTCAAACTGTGTTATCGCCAAACATTTGGCCATATTCGTTATGTAATATGATTGTGTGTTTGGTTCATCAAAAATACTAAGACAAGCTTTTACAAGATTCATGATTATTCCAGGTATCACATCCATTGTTGCAAGACAAATTCACAGGGCTCAGAGATCAGCTTAACGAGTTTGGTGGGTTCGTAGTTGGACTTGTCAGaaatcagcagcagcagcgaggGGCACAAAGTTATAGAAATGCATTTGATGTTCCAAGAAAATCACTGCTGGATCAAGTTGTTCGGATGCGAGCGAACTTTCTACAGCCTGGATTATTACATACAAAGTTATTAGATGATGATTATGTCCATTCAATGCCTGTAGCGCAAATGGGAAATTATCAGGAATATCTTAAACGAATGACTCCACCTTTGAGAGAGATAGAAAGCGCCCCAGTGAGGCAACACATGTTTGGTAAGTATCCTTGTAATTCACATTTTAACTTTTGCTAATTAAGCTAACCATAATAAGACTTTCAGAGTGTCTACTGTATGGAAGAACcctgaaaatttggaattttcatgtaaaaatctgaaaatctcGGGGAATTGTTGATCAGTGAATAAATTCTTATTTATACTCTTCAAATAGCCAATTTGgaactaaaaaattattttattcaaaacttAGTGCGAGATCGAATATCCAATGAAAATGCCCAAAATTGTTCGAAAAGATAATCTGTAGAGTGTGATAAGCGCCGTTTGATTAAAATATGGACGAAAAATCATGCTTTCAGTACACCTAAAAAAGTTATGAAAATTACCTGAAAAACCTTGAATTCACGGGGAATTTCAGTGCTAGGTTGTAGTGGACCCTATAAGTAGTCCCTGCATGtaaatcgattattatttttaagatTAAAGTCtaccaatttatttgaaaggattgcatataatttaaaaacctGTAATAATTTGTATCGCAAAAGCATTATACATAGACAGATGCTGTAGAGCTTCGGGCTTGCATCATTCCTAACAAAAACAGCATTTTTCTATCCTGTAATGGAGCAATTTGTTAAaagataatatgattttccCACGTGATCCTTGTCTCTTTGGTCAACACTTGCCACTAAACTATTATAAAAGAAACTGAAcaattttttagaaacaatCTTTCAAATATATCCAAACAATTGTCATCCGCAACTGTTTTAGATCTGAAATACAGTTTGATAATCCCACCTcgaattgataatttttaaatacaattaGCAGCATAGTACATACGCGTCAAACATTTAGGTTAAATAAGGAGCATTACTTTGGACTTGTTAATACAGTATCGTATCACTTATAATTAATAGTTTGCAACTTTTTTCACTGTCGTATATACCACCACAAAAGTTTTTGCTGCATAAAATCTTAACTTACATTGGTAATTGACATCTAAAActaagtttctttttttactgttCCAGGTAATCCTTTCAAAATAGACAAAAAAATGATGGTCGACGAGGCTGACATAGACATGGTTGGAGCTACTTCCTCGAATTTGAAAACGGGAAGCTTAAAGCGAGCCGCACCACCTTCGGATAGTGGAGGCCTGCCTGCAACTAGGCCCCCTCCAAACAAACGGAAACCAGGACCAATCCCTAAAGATGTTATTGTAAGGCGACCATCGTATTCCCCTGTCAACACTCCGCCAAGTTCGCCAATACCATGGATGGATGAGACGAAAAACCAGGTTGTGCCTACTGCCAATTCCATTAATATATCTAACTTGTCAAGTGCCTCTGGTAGTCTGAATTTACTATCCCAAATTGTGCCGGATAAATTGGTAAATGGTTTGGCTGAGATTCCAGCAATGCCACCTTTCGAACCAATGCCAATTGAACCAGACGTTATCCATTCTGAAGCTCTTCCCGCATCAACTCGAATAACGTTAAACAACTTTGATGCATCAAAGTGTGAGAATATAACTGAGAAGctggatgaaataaaaactgaTCAAAACAGTTTACTAGTTAATGATTATGAAGAAAATCCTAATAATCTGAAGGTTGAAAATTGCAATGACGAACAACTTACTAATCATGTTGACGAAAAGCGAGAGACCAAGATCGAAaaggataaaccactaccaAAGAAAGAGTTGGAGGAAATAAGAAAACACAATTTGTCCATCAGAGAATCTGTGTATAAAGAAGTACGAAGACGAGGAAAAAgtaagtattttcattttgtgtaatCTGATCGAAATACTGACAAAATGTTGAACAAAATTTACTCAATCCTATCGGGATATTTCGAGATAACAATTGTGTAGGATTCTTTATTTATGCTTATTTCTTTATGCcaaattatttaatcataCTAATGTTACAATGTACCAGAAGCTGATTTATCTACAAAGTTTTTATCTAAAAACGGCTGAATTGTTGATttctccaaaaaattttctgaacaaTTTCTCAAGACTTATTGCTTGTAATTAAGTACATGAAAACCTAACATGGTCTTCAGTATAGCATTACCGTTCATCTTGTAAGTTTCGGTACACATGTTTACTAAAATGTCGTGTTTCATAGTTTTTAACATAATAAAAGCATCTGTAGATATGTCTAAACTAAAACATTTAATAACactatttcattttcaaatttgtagcAGTGAATTAATAGTTCGTTAGTTCAGACTTCGTTGTCCATAAAGTACATTTTTTATCTTGACAACAGTTGACAACTAttaaattccaaaattttcagaCAATCTCACTGTTCCAGTATTACTTTTTACTAAGAGTGTGTTAGTTTATGCATTTTTGTTTGAGTTGAATTCGATCACTTACAGAACTATCAACATtgagattaaatttaatttcctattgTATGGATGAACAggtaatgtgaaaaaaaaactccattgaaattatttcatttctcttgacgtgtcaatttttattgattctcTTCATCGTAAATCACGTGACTGTGCATGAATAAGACGCGTCGACTGATTCAACAAATCAGggtaaatttatgaaaaatctgaaatcgTGGCCAGAAATCTGgaatatgtttgaaaaaattataatcccCCTTAAACAATAAAACAGTTATGTATTTGGAGTTGTGGCTAATATTGCATTCGTAAAACTTAAAATTCATCTTATATGCTTGATATACTGTAGCTGATCACTATAGCCACAGTGAGTTTCTGATTAACGTATTCAATGACTAAACTTTGGACAATATACTTGTAATGTAATGTACGCTAgtacattgaattgaaaattgagtatATCGATATCTTACGATTTCTTCAAACTGTAACTGCCACttggaaaatatgaaaaatgggttttgcataaaattttgcCAACTCGACCAAACTTTTATACGTACTTACATAATAGCCAAGAAAGTTAGGAAAAACAGCGTTTTTGCTGCTGaacgtgttgaaaaaattgcaaaaattcattttgaagTTTCAGTTAACACTTTGACTCGCTTATTCTCGTATTCATTGAACTATTATCAATTAACGAATTAGTATTATTATGGTAATATTGAGTGTCGTAACTCATACGAACTCGGtgactttatttattatcaagtCACTTCAGTAtctatttgaaaaatcgatccCATTTAgcagtttcaagtttttacaaCTAATATTTCTCGACTACTCACCTCAAATTTACAAATCCCAGCATTGACTGACGCAGTGCAGATCCGAGTTCTATTCCATATAAAAAGTTAACCTTTCAAAATcgttttgtttactttttttgtgAGATTCGCACTATGAAAATCTCAATTCTTGGGTTCTAGTATTGGCTTTCAGCACATTTGCTTAGAGATTTTTAGACGGTCAATCTAAGACTTTGAGGTGgattaaataaagaaaataaagtcCTGAGATTTATGAATAAAACTTGTATGTTACAGATTATGCCGCGCTATTTTCGCATTTGCACCAAATACAAGGAACTTTAGATATACGGCTCGCGTTTGTACGCGATGTTATTAAAGAATCGTTGCGGTTTAAACGACGTAATCTAGCAACATTATTAGAAGAATATCTTCAAACGATACAAGAAGATGGCCGAACAATGAATCATAAGGTGAACAACAATGGTGCAACGAAAATAAGCTAAGCACTTCATAGTTTAAACAGGGCATtatatattgttgaaattaaagTAATAATGTTCACATGAATGAGAAACTGTACCGTACAAAGGCTTGACAAACTAGAGTTCAGCGATctgtgagaaaaaagtaaaaaatttttaagatgACACAGATAGTGAGGTTTAGTGATGCGCGTGGAAATTTGCatagtaattaataattacctATAAATCTAATGAAACATAGCTTCGTGGTTTATCATGTGATGAAATgcaatttttacgaaatataACTCGactacaaaattttgaaatatccaGCTGGTGGAACtgttggaaacaaaaaaaaaaggctgaTGAATAAAATCTGAATATTAAAAGTACAATGAGTATACGTTGAACTAGTTAAATTCTTGTGCACCTCAGAAATTACATTCAAATTCAACTGAATATTCCAATCACGTTGTacaattccaaaatgtaaCGTAATTGATATTTTGCGCACTTTGTACTTTATTGCAGTGTATATATGACCATATGTCTagttgatataaattaattgaacAACGCATTATGAatggtaaaagtaaaaaatgaccAACACTTCTGCCAATGCTTTGTTTCAAAGCATTTCATATCAGATCAGTAACATAACATTGTATTCAAAACCTAGCATTGTATTTTTGTAACGAAATCTTTTTTTGCGCAAAAGAACGGCAGAATGATGTTACAAAAATAGCAATATATGCCAATATTAACTTTTAAGTATATTCATTTTAAGGTATTATAATCAAATCCAATGTTGATCACTGTGTACATTttgttatatatacatattatatttgttGACTTAGCAAAGTCGAGCTCTAGAAACGGAATATTACGttgaagataagaaaaaacgaaaaaacaaaaaaaaaaaaaaatctgtaacagTAGTAAaaagctgtgaaaattttagaatttgtttgaaacagATTTTCGCGGATCACACATTGTAAAAAGTCACATTCTgtagttgaaaaaacaaacaaagaaaaatattaaatattttaccaTGTATTTTACTAAATTAAAAGGAActggaaaattgaaacgtcttgttggaataaattttcttatccAAAATTCAGTACATTACATTTCAGTAAATTCTTGTGTAAGGTGTCAAGATGTTCACCTAAtacgtttttcctaatttgtTTCCTAAATTCTCTCTGTTACAACCCTTTACGATTCGATTTGTCAAGTATTCTTCGTGTTAAATGTCGAGTTTCCAATATAATcttcaataataattcctCGCACTTTCAAGCCTGGATACTAGCaaggtaatttttttgttataaattcaGAACCCattaatataatcaataacaCCAGCATTGTGTAGTTTGATTCTGAACTAGTCAACGATCAATGAAATACactgaattgaaattttgattattctaATAGTGCTGGTAAAGCGCGAT is a window of Neodiprion pinetum isolate iyNeoPine1 chromosome 4, iyNeoPine1.2, whole genome shotgun sequence DNA encoding:
- the IntS6 gene encoding integrator complex subunit 6 isoform X1; this translates as MTIIVFLIDTSASMNQRAYLGGRPTLLDVAKSAVETFVKVRQRSPESRGDRYMLLTFEEPPQNIKAGWKENLATFMNELKNLQCVGLTTLGAALKHALDVLNINRMQTGIDTYGQGRCPFYLEPSVIVVITDGGKYTANGGVQQDFVLPMHSPIPGTELTKEPFRWDQRLFSLVLRLSGTPAVERDTGLVASDSSPIDAMCEVTGGRSYCITSHRMMMQCIDSLVQKVQSGVVINFEKIGPDPPPLANDAQHPDDDDNEDEMNLLNGTRPQFPPNTMAPGNTAWHSCRRLIYVPRSAQKGFAVGFWPIPESFWPDLSASSLPPRSAHPNVKFTCTSQEPMVIENLPFDKYELEPSPLTQYILARKQPTVCWQVFVANSYKSSEVGHPFGYLKASTNLTCVNLFVMPYNYPVLLPLLEELFKVHRLKPSNEWRTQFQNYMRTMPTYYASSLRRALTRMGAPTPLAQTLIPDNMDNSLSYSVLNYLKRLKNQAKIEFEKLCNEVISKQVANANLNKTLVNCNSTTVTEGVRVMPRTPLKKDLVSHPLLQDKFTGLRDQLNEFGGFVVGLVRNQQQQRGAQSYRNAFDVPRKSLLDQVVRMRANFLQPGLLHTKLLDDDYVHSMPVAQMGNYQEYLKRMTPPLREIESAPVRQHMFGNPFKIDKKMMVDEADIDMVGATSSNLKTGSLKRAAPPSDSGGLPATRPPPNKRKPGPIPKDVIVRRPSYSPVNTPPSSPIPWMDETKNQVVPTANSINISNLSSASGSLNLLSQIVPDKLVNGLAEIPAMPPFEPMPIEPDVIHSEALPASTRITLNNFDASKCENITEKLDEIKTDQNSLLVNDYEENPNNLKVENCNDEQLTNHVDEKRETKIEKDKPLPKKELEEIRKHNLSIRESVYKEVRRRGKNYAALFSHLHQIQGTLDIRLAFVRDVIKESLRFKRRNLATLLEEYLQTIQEDGRTMNHKVNNNGATKIS
- the IntS6 gene encoding integrator complex subunit 6 isoform X2, producing MTIIVFLIDTSASMNQRAYLGGRPTLLDVAKSAVETFVKVRQRSPESRGDRYMLLTFEEPPQNIKAGWKENLATFMNELKNLQCVGLTTLGAALKHALDVLNINRMQTGIDTYGQGRCPFYLEPSVIVVITDGGKYTANGGVQQDFVLPMHSPIPGTELTKEPFRWDQRLFSLVLRLSGTPAVERDTGLVASDSSPIDAMCEVTGDPPPLANDAQHPDDDDNEDEMNLLNGTRPQFPPNTMAPGNTAWHSCRRLIYVPRSAQKGFAVGFWPIPESFWPDLSASSLPPRSAHPNVKFTCTSQEPMVIENLPFDKYELEPSPLTQYILARKQPTVCWQVFVANSYKSSEVGHPFGYLKASTNLTCVNLFVMPYNYPVLLPLLEELFKVHRLKPSNEWRTQFQNYMRTMPTYYASSLRRALTRMGAPTPLAQTLIPDNMDNSLSYSVLNYLKRLKNQAKIEFEKLCNEVISKQVANANLNKTLVNCNSTTVTEGVRVMPRTPLKKDLVSHPLLQDKFTGLRDQLNEFGGFVVGLVRNQQQQRGAQSYRNAFDVPRKSLLDQVVRMRANFLQPGLLHTKLLDDDYVHSMPVAQMGNYQEYLKRMTPPLREIESAPVRQHMFGNPFKIDKKMMVDEADIDMVGATSSNLKTGSLKRAAPPSDSGGLPATRPPPNKRKPGPIPKDVIVRRPSYSPVNTPPSSPIPWMDETKNQVVPTANSINISNLSSASGSLNLLSQIVPDKLVNGLAEIPAMPPFEPMPIEPDVIHSEALPASTRITLNNFDASKCENITEKLDEIKTDQNSLLVNDYEENPNNLKVENCNDEQLTNHVDEKRETKIEKDKPLPKKELEEIRKHNLSIRESVYKEVRRRGKNYAALFSHLHQIQGTLDIRLAFVRDVIKESLRFKRRNLATLLEEYLQTIQEDGRTMNHKVNNNGATKIS
- the IntS6 gene encoding integrator complex subunit 6 isoform X3 — translated: MNELKNLQCVGLTTLGAALKHALDVLNINRMQTGIDTYGQGRCPFYLEPSVIVVITDGGKYTANGGVQQDFVLPMHSPIPGTELTKEPFRWDQRLFSLVLRLSGTPAVERDTGLVASDSSPIDAMCEVTGGRSYCITSHRMMMQCIDSLVQKVQSGVVINFEKIGPDPPPLANDAQHPDDDDNEDEMNLLNGTRPQFPPNTMAPGNTAWHSCRRLIYVPRSAQKGFAVGFWPIPESFWPDLSASSLPPRSAHPNVKFTCTSQEPMVIENLPFDKYELEPSPLTQYILARKQPTVCWQVFVANSYKSSEVGHPFGYLKASTNLTCVNLFVMPYNYPVLLPLLEELFKVHRLKPSNEWRTQFQNYMRTMPTYYASSLRRALTRMGAPTPLAQTLIPDNMDNSLSYSVLNYLKRLKNQAKIEFEKLCNEVISKQVANANLNKTLVNCNSTTVTEGVRVMPRTPLKKDLVSHPLLQDKFTGLRDQLNEFGGFVVGLVRNQQQQRGAQSYRNAFDVPRKSLLDQVVRMRANFLQPGLLHTKLLDDDYVHSMPVAQMGNYQEYLKRMTPPLREIESAPVRQHMFGNPFKIDKKMMVDEADIDMVGATSSNLKTGSLKRAAPPSDSGGLPATRPPPNKRKPGPIPKDVIVRRPSYSPVNTPPSSPIPWMDETKNQVVPTANSINISNLSSASGSLNLLSQIVPDKLVNGLAEIPAMPPFEPMPIEPDVIHSEALPASTRITLNNFDASKCENITEKLDEIKTDQNSLLVNDYEENPNNLKVENCNDEQLTNHVDEKRETKIEKDKPLPKKELEEIRKHNLSIRESVYKEVRRRGKNYAALFSHLHQIQGTLDIRLAFVRDVIKESLRFKRRNLATLLEEYLQTIQEDGRTMNHKVNNNGATKIS